One Bradyrhizobium zhanjiangense DNA segment encodes these proteins:
- a CDS encoding CaiB/BaiF CoA transferase family protein gives MTRPFEGVKILDFTQVLAGPYASYQLALLGADVIKVERREGEDMRRTPLSREWAERGLAPAFQAINGNKRSLTLDLQKPEAIAIVKKLAETVDVVMENFRPGVMDKLGIGYEALSAINPKLIYCAVSGFGQTGPDRLRPGYDGKMQALSGIMAITGHPETGPTRAGFAVCDVLSGATAAFGVSSALYQRDRTGKGQLIDVSMLEATMAFLSGQIADWSVAGHRQTLSGNQAVSRRTTANLFKCGDGHILLAVNNEKQYRALMSTLGREDTLSDPRFADWFSRNENEGALRAIIEEALAARPAREWETILEDAGAPCASIWKVEEVIDHPQIKARGAIQELDTPYGRLRFAGSGFKLAHGGGKLDHMAPELGADTDAVLGELGFDAAEIAALRAREIV, from the coding sequence GTGACGCGACCGTTCGAGGGCGTGAAGATCCTGGACTTCACGCAAGTGCTGGCCGGTCCCTATGCGAGCTATCAGCTCGCGCTGCTAGGAGCCGACGTCATCAAGGTCGAGCGGCGCGAGGGCGAGGACATGCGCCGCACGCCGCTCAGCCGCGAATGGGCCGAGCGCGGGCTGGCGCCGGCATTCCAGGCCATCAACGGCAACAAGCGCAGCCTGACGCTCGATCTGCAGAAGCCGGAGGCGATCGCGATCGTGAAGAAGCTCGCAGAGACCGTCGACGTCGTGATGGAGAATTTCCGCCCCGGCGTGATGGACAAGCTCGGCATCGGCTACGAGGCGCTCTCGGCGATCAATCCGAAGCTGATCTATTGCGCCGTATCAGGCTTCGGCCAGACCGGCCCGGACCGCTTGCGGCCCGGCTATGACGGCAAGATGCAGGCGCTGTCCGGGATCATGGCGATCACCGGCCATCCCGAGACGGGACCGACGCGCGCGGGCTTTGCGGTGTGCGACGTGCTGTCGGGCGCGACCGCTGCGTTTGGCGTGTCGAGCGCACTGTATCAGCGCGACCGCACCGGCAAGGGCCAGCTCATCGACGTCTCCATGCTCGAGGCGACGATGGCGTTTCTGTCAGGGCAGATCGCGGACTGGTCGGTCGCCGGCCACCGTCAAACACTTTCGGGCAACCAGGCGGTGAGCCGCAGGACCACGGCCAACCTGTTCAAATGCGGCGACGGCCACATCCTGCTCGCGGTCAACAACGAGAAGCAGTACCGCGCGCTGATGAGCACACTCGGCCGCGAGGACACGCTGAGTGATCCGCGCTTTGCCGACTGGTTCTCCCGCAACGAGAACGAGGGCGCGCTCCGCGCCATCATCGAGGAAGCGCTGGCGGCAAGGCCGGCACGCGAATGGGAGACGATCCTGGAAGACGCCGGCGCACCCTGCGCCAGCATTTGGAAGGTCGAGGAGGTGATCGACCACCCGCAAATCAAGGCACGCGGCGCGATCCAGGAGCTGGACACGCCCTATGGGCGCCTGCGCTTTGCCGGCAGCGGGTTCAAGCTCGCCCATGGCGGCGGCAAGCTGGACCACATGGCGCCGGAGCTGGGCGCGGATACGGATGCGGTGCTGGGCGAGCTGGGATTCGACGCGGCGGAGATCGCAGCGCTGCGGGCAAGGGAGATTGTGTGA
- a CDS encoding SOS response-associated peptidase: MCGRFVITSAPAALRQLFGYVEQPNFPPRYNVAPTQPIPVVLIENDARHFRLMRWGLLPSWVKDPRGFTLLINARSETVLEKPAFKKAIRRRRGLIPADGYYEWKAEGGRKQPFFIHRADGAPLGFAAVFETWVGPNGEELDTVAIVTAAAGEDLAALHDRVPVTIGPRDFERWLDCRSDEIDAILPLMAAPRIGEFAWHPVSTRVNRVANDDEQLLLQISAEEMAAEVVKPKKVARKAAVTSVDDGQGSLF; the protein is encoded by the coding sequence CGCGGCTTTGCGGCAACTGTTCGGCTATGTCGAGCAGCCGAATTTCCCGCCTCGGTACAACGTCGCCCCGACGCAGCCGATTCCGGTCGTGCTGATCGAGAACGACGCACGCCATTTCCGCCTGATGCGTTGGGGCCTGCTGCCGAGCTGGGTCAAGGACCCCCGCGGATTTACGCTCCTGATCAACGCCCGCTCCGAGACGGTGCTGGAGAAGCCCGCCTTCAAAAAGGCGATTCGCCGCCGGCGCGGCCTGATCCCGGCGGACGGCTATTACGAGTGGAAGGCGGAGGGTGGCCGCAAGCAGCCCTTCTTCATCCATCGCGCCGACGGCGCGCCGCTCGGCTTTGCTGCGGTGTTCGAGACATGGGTCGGGCCGAACGGCGAGGAACTCGACACGGTCGCGATCGTCACGGCGGCGGCGGGCGAGGATCTCGCCGCACTGCATGACCGCGTGCCCGTCACCATCGGCCCGCGCGATTTCGAGCGCTGGCTCGACTGCCGCAGCGACGAAATCGACGCGATCCTGCCGCTGATGGCCGCCCCGCGCATCGGCGAGTTCGCCTGGCATCCGGTCTCCACCCGCGTCAACCGCGTCGCCAATGACGACGAGCAGTTGCTGCTGCAGATCAGTGCGGAGGAGATGGCGGCGGAGGTGGTGAAGCCGAAGAAGGTGGCGCGGAAGGCTGCGGTTACCTCGGTGGATGACGGGCAGGGGTCGTTGTTCTGA